From a single Solanum dulcamara chromosome 4, daSolDulc1.2, whole genome shotgun sequence genomic region:
- the LOC129887888 gene encoding adagio protein 3, translating into MGVKKMEEEEDNRGRGKRLKYTNMDEEESGNIEVPSQPVGFFYPLTTPSSIVVSDALDPDLPVIYVNSVFEISTGYRADEVLGRNCRFLQFRDPRAQRRHPLVDPVVVSEIRRCLEEGVDFQGELLNFRKDGTPVVNRLRLAPIHSDDGTVTHIIGIQMFSETKIDLNTVSYPVFKATCQPHCDESSEYSIKSGNLLHCQHHEICGILQLSDEVLAHNILSRLTPRDVASIGSVCRRIRQLTKNEHVRKMVCQNAWGADVTGVLEHMTKKLAWGRLARELTTLEAVCWKKLTVRGAVEPSRCNFSACAAGNRLVLFGGEGVNMQPMDDTFVLNLDAANPEWRRVSVKSSPPGRWGHTLSCLNGSWLVVFGGCGRQGLLNDVFVLDLDAKQPTWKEVSGGTPPLPRSWHSSCTMEGSKLVVSGGCTDAGVLLSDTYLLDLTNDKPTWREIPTTWAPPSRLGHSLSAYGKTKILMFGGLAKSGHLRLRSGESYTIDLEDERPQWRQLECGAFTGVGSQNALVPPPRLDHVAVTMPCGRIIIFGGSIAGLHSPSQLFLLDPSEEKPLWRTLNVPGQPPKFAWGHSTCLVGGTRVLVLGGHTGEEWVLNELYELCLASKQDSDA; encoded by the exons atgggtgtgaagaaaatggaagaagaagaagataacaGAGGAAGAGGAAAGAGATTGAAATACACAAATATGGATGAAGAAGAAAGCGGAAATATTGAAGTTCCTTCACAACCAGTTGGATTTTTCTATCCTTTAACGACGCCGTCTTCAATAGTTGTCTCCGATGCATTAGATCCTGATCTTCCGGTTATATATGTGAATTCTGTGTTTGAAATCTCTACTGGTTATCGTGCTGACGAAGTCCTCGGTCGTAACTG TCGGTTTTTACAATTTAGAGATCCACGCGCTCAAAGGAGGCATCCTTTGGTGGATCCTGTTGTTGTTTCTGAGATCAGAAGATGTCTTGAAGAAGGTGTTGATTTCCAAGGGGAGCTTCTCAACTTTAGAAAAGACGGTACACCTGTGGTAAACAGACTAAGGCTAGCACCAATACATAGTGATGATGGCACAGTGACCCATATTATAGGGATTCAAATGTTTTCTGAAACAAAAATTGACCTGAATACTGTGTCATATCCCGTTTTCAAAGCAACTTGCCAGCCTCACTGTGACGAGTCCAGCGAATACTCCATTAAAAGCGGTAATTTATTGCATTGTCAGCACCATGAAATATGCGGTATTCTTCAGCTCTCTGATGAAGTTCTAGCTCACAACATTTTATCTCGATTGACCCCAAGGGATGTTGCATCCATTGGTTCTGTTTGTAGAAGGATACGCCAATTGACGAAAAATGAGCATGTTAGAAAAATGGTCTGTCAAAATGCATGGGGAGCTGATGTCACAGGTGTACTGGAACACATGACAAAGAAGTTAGCTTGGGGGCGTCTGGCTAGGGAGCTAACCACTCTTGAAGCAGTTTGTTGGAAGAAACTGACAGTTAGAGGGGCTGTAGAGCCTTCACGTTGCAACTTCAGTGCCTGTGCTGCAGGGAACAGGCTAGTGTTATTTGGAGGGGAAGGTGTTAATATGCAACCAATGGATGACACGTTTGTTCTCAATCTTGATGCTGCTAATCCAGAGTGGCGACGAGTGAGTGTCAAATCATCTCCACCAGGACGCTGGGGACATACTCTCTCATGTCTTAATGGTTCCTGGTTGGTGGTGTTTGGTGGATGTGGGAGGCAGGGATTGCTTAATGACGTATTTGTTCTAGATTTAGATGCTAAACAGCCTACATGGAAAGAAGTATCTGGTGGAACTCCTCCCCTTCCTAGGTCTTGGCACAGCTCTTGCACGATGGAAGGTTCAAAGTTAGTTGTTTCAGGTGGATGCACAGATGCGGGTGTACTTCTCAGTGACACATATTTGTTGGATCTCACCAACGACAAACCTACCTGGAGAGAAATTCCAACTACGTGGGCTCCTCCATCTAGATTGGGACACTCACTCTCAGCTTATGGGAAGACAAAAATTCTAATGTTTGGTGGCCTTGCCAAAAGTGGTCACTTGCGCTTAAGATCAGGTGAATCATACACTATTGATTTGGAGGACGAAAGGCCACAATGGAGACAACTTGAGTGTGGGGCGTTCACAGGAGTAGGAAGTCAAAATGCTTTGGTTCCTCCTCCTAGACTTGATCACGTTGCTGTAACCATGCCTTGTGGCCGTATTATCATTTTTGGAGGTTCAATTGCCGGACTGCACTCTCCTTCACAACTATTTCTACTAGATCCTTCAGAGGAAAAACCGTTATGGAGGACTCTCAATGTACCCGGGCAACCTCCAAAGTTTGCTTGGGGTCATAGCACATGCCTGGTTGGAGGAACAAGGGTCTTGGTCCTAGGAGGCCATACTGGGGAAGAATGGGTTCTCaatgaattatatgaattgtGTTTAGCAAGCAAGCAAGATTCTGATGCATGA